AAGTAGCTAGTAATTTGATTCAATACATCAATGATGAGGATTTAATTTGGCCACTCATCGCTAACGCTCGATTCTACAATGGTCGGGGGTTGTATGTTCAGGCTGAACCTTGGTATAAGAAGTGTCTAGAAATTACCAAAAAGCGCTTTGGTCAAGAACATCCTAATGTTGCATCTAGCCTCAATAGCTTGGCGTTACTCTACCATTCACAAGGCAGATACAGTGAAGCTGAACCTCTGTATCTGCAAGCTTTGGAACTAGCACAAAACCTGCTGGGTAAGAACCATTCAGATGTTGCATCTAGCCTTCACAACTTGGCAGCACTCTACCATTCACAAAGCAGATACAGCGAAGCCGAACCTTTGTATCTGAAAGCTTTAGCACTTAAGCGACATCTGCTAGGTGAAGAACATCTAGATGTTGCATCTAGCCTCAACAGCTTGGCGGAATTTTACCGTTCCCAAGGCAGATACAGCGATGCTGAACCCTTGTACATCCAAACTTTGGTACTCAGGCGCAAACTGCTGAAGGAAGAACATCCAGATATTGCACTTAGCCTCAACAACTTGGCATTACTCTACTACTCCCAAAAAAAATACAGTGAAGCCGAACCCCTTTACCTGCACGCTTTAAAAATATGGCGACACCTGTTAGGTAAAGAACATCCCAATGTTGCATCTAGCCTCAACAACTTGGCGACACTTTACTATTCCCAAGGTAGATATATCGAAGCTGAACCTCTTTACCTGCAAGCTTTAGCACTTAGGCAACACCTGCTAGGAGAGAAACATCCTGATGTTGCACTTAGCCTCAACAACTTAGCGGGACTCTACCGTTCCCAAGGTAGATACATAGAAGCTGAACCTCTTTACTTGCACGCTTTAGCACTTAGGCAACACCTGCTAGGAGAGAAACATCCTGATGTTGCACTTAGCCTTAACAACCTAGCAGAACTCTACCGTTCCCAAGGTAGATACAGCGAGGCTGAACCTCTTTACTTGCACGCTTTAGATATTTTTGAGCAACGCTTAGGAATGAATCATCCTTATACTGTGACTGTGCGTAAAAATTTAGCATATTTACGCGATCGCCTCAACTCACAACAGTAAAATTTAAGTTCTGAACCTCATCAGTCAAGCTTTTATCTCCAAGTTCCGAGTTCCGAACTCGAAGTTTCATGCTCTGAACTCAAAGTTTCGAGTTCCAAACACGAATGTTCAGGTTCCAAACGAGAACGTTCCTGTTCTGAGGTGGAATGATGGTGTTCCGAAGGCGATCGCTCGACCTTTTTACTCGAAGTTTCCTGTTCTAAAGTGGAACGATCGTGTTCTGAAGGCGATCGCTTCACCTTTTTACTCGAAGTTTCCTGTTCTGAGGTGGAATGGTGGCGTTCCGAAGGCGATCTCTCGACTTAAATTGTAGAATGATGAGCGATCGCTAGTGAAGGTTGTGAGATGAGTGTGAGAGCGATCGCTAGTTTTTCAAGAAACAAATACTTTGGAAATGTTGGGTTTTGTTCCTCAACCCAAGCTACATAGTTTGAAAGCGATCGCTTTTGTTCAAAGTGTCAAATTAGGTGCAAGCGATCGCAGTTATTTGCAACCTAGTAAAAGTTCTTATGCTAATTATCTTATCAGTATTCTAAGAAGCAGCTAAATTCATCCTCAAATCTGCTCGCCTGGTTTTCAATGAGATTCTCCACACACTATTAACTCATCAACTTCATTACAAATTAAAACTTGCCGCTTATGATGGTGTGAGTTTTTGGCACCCTGATGTGACACACAATCAATACCAGCGACAAAAGATAATTAGTGGAGTAGCGATCGCTTTTTCAGTAACAGCTTGTAGTATTAATCCCATAGGTATTAACTCACCATTAAAAACTCAACAGATAAGTAGTAAACTTCACGCTGTAGCAGTACCGCAACCAAAGATTATCAGCCAAGATAATCCCCAATCGCAGCCATCAACTAAAGTAGAAAACCTCTCTTTTCGCCTCCCAGAGAAGTTTCAGGGACAAACTGTGTATCATGTTCAACCTAATAATAACGAGAAAGTTATCGCCCTGAGCATTGATGATGGCCCCTGGCCCAAAACTACCTTACAAATGCTGGATATTCTCAAGCAAAATGATGTGAAAGCAACATTTTTTTGGGTAGGTCAAGCTTTACAAGCTAATCCCGAAATTGCCAAGCAAGTAGTAGCCGAAGGGCACGCGATCGGTAATCATACTTGGCATCATTGGTATCGACGCATGGATGAAGCCACAGCCAAAAATGAAATTGAGCGCACAAACGAACTTATTTACAAAACTACGGGAGTTAAAACTACTTTGTTTCGCCCTCCCGGAGGAGTATTAAATAACGGATTGGCTGCTTACGCTAAAAGCCAAAAAGATGCTGTAATCATGTGGTCGCAAACTTCCGCCGATACCGATCCTCATGCTAAGTATCAAGTATTTATCAAGAACGTCTTAAGAGATGCCAAACCAGGATCTATTGTATTAATGCATGACGGCGGAGGCGATCGCCAAAGAACTGTCCAAGCCTTGCCAGAAATTATTAGCAGACTCAAACAACAAGGCTATCGATTTGTCACAGTCCCCGAATTACTAGAAATGCAAAAATAAATTATTGGGCATGGGGCATAAGGGATAGGGCATTGGTTATTTACCCTTCCCTTATGCCCCAATTACTCACTCATCGCCCTAGCGCAGGCTTGGGCTTCCTGCCAAATTTTATGCAAGAAGAACTCAGTGCGATCGCTCATTTTCGTAACGAACACGCCTACAGCTTCCTCTGAACCATTAGACAGCCAAGAACCCCGGAGGGTGACTTCCAGATATTCAGTATCACAGGTAGACAGTGCCATGATTTCACTGTCATTGCGTATTACCTCAGCCTTGAGCTTTTCTACTCCTGGTAAATCAACAGGAAGCAAAAAGGAAGCCGTGCTGGGTTCAACACAAATAGATTGACCGACTCGCAGTGCCAAAATTACGCGCTGTGATACCCATTCCTCCAGCGAGAGATTCAAGCACTCTAAGTAAAAGCTCCTTTCGGTGTAAGTTAATTTCAGCATTCCTTCTGCTCTCCTGTTATTCCAGGTTTGCTTGCACATTGTTCCAGAACTGCTCGGCAAAAGAAATCGCCGGATGCACTGGTGCTTTGGGTTTGGTACGCAGTTGCATACCCGCCTCAGATGGGGTGCGATTCCCTTTATAGGAGTTACATCTTTCACAAGCTATGACTACGTTATTCCATGTGTGCGGGCCGCCTTGCGATCGCGGAATTACATGATCTAGCGTTAGAGATTTTTTACTACCGCAATATTGGCAACTGTGATGGTCTCGTCGCAATACTTCTCGCCGATTCACTGGCGGAACTTTCCACGTCCGTTCGCCAGAAGCAATTTTCAGACGAATGTGTTTTGGCACATCAAGTATCAAGCTGGGGGAATGGATTTTCCATCCGGCGTCTGTAGACAAACTTAATGGTTCAGCTTTGTTTGTCACTAACAGTACAATAGCTCGCTTGATATTGACCCGACACAGTGGCAAGTAATTTTGAGAAAATACCACTACGGATTGCTCTAACACTTGCATCGCGATCGTCACAGCTTGACTCCTTATTAAAAAACCCCCGCTTCTTTTTTAACTGAAGCGGGGGTGGGAAATTGACCTCAAAGTTTTCTGGTCTATGTTGGTACAGTATGGCTCCGCCTGTACCTCCCGCTTCTTGCGTCTAGTTGTGGTTTTGCATTCAGCCCATCAATGCTGAGATATCTAAAATCATAATTACCCTCTGTGATTTGCCCATGCTTTTGGCCACCATTACCCATAAAAAAATACTCCACTCCCAAAGATGCTAATTCCCGACTGGCTCGGCAGTTGGTAGCACCCAATGAAGTAGAGATGGAGTAAATGGATTTCACAGAAAATTTCACCTATTGAACATTCCTTTAAACATACTACACTTGTATTACTATCCTGTCTATACCTTAAAGGAGAAAAAGTCATGCATACAATCGCTCGCACCTCAACCACCGACATGGAAGTTACCAGCATCCGTCTAGAGAGAGAACTTAAAGAGAAACTCAAAGATATAGCTGGCAATCAAGGATATCAAGCCTTAATTCGAGATATCCTCTGGAATTATGTGCAGCAAAAATCAGGTGAGTGGAAACCTCGATTTTCGCGAACTGATATTCGAGCGAGCATAGCAGCCACCGCTCAACAAGAAGAACGTTGTGTACTTACAGGTCAAGTAATTCAACCACAACAACCGATGCTCTTAGGGCTAACGAGAAATGGCGATATGGTTCCTCTGAGCGTCGAGAGTTTGGCTGGATAAATTTATCTTCACCTGAATGCAGCCCAGTTTTGCTAAGTGCTAATTGGGCTGCATTTATTATTGAATGCTATCCAACATATAAATAAATATTATATATATAAAGTAATTAGGCTTATACCTGTTAATTTTCATCGCGAACAGCCGCGACAGGCAGATCCTCTCAAAAAGATCGCAATTTCCGGCACAGGGGGTTTGACATCACTTGACAGATTCTAACCATCGGCATATTAAGTAAATGATTATCGACCATAGGAGTTAAGCAACAATACCCATATATACTTGGCTGCTACTATCAAGCAGCTATATACATTGTTCCTGAAGCTCTGCCTAAATCGAATTTTACTTTGAGCAAGGCTAAAAAAAAGCTAGTTCACTGAGTAATGGAATTGTGAAAAAAATATGCATTTTTTTTGTATAACTCTGCGTGTTAACACGGAGAGTTATAGCGGAGTTTTTGCCTCAATTCCAGAGAAATTACGGTTTATGTATAGTTACGGACAGGATATTCTAAGTCAAAGTTAGTAAATTAACCGAACCCGATCGAGTTAGAAATTATCTAGCAAAAGCGTTTTAGTATATCCTAGGTATCTTATTACCGGTGTAAAAAATCGTTTAATATACCAAAAACTTAGTCATCTGAAATAGAAAGGGGCTATAACAGGTGAGAGAAAGTCTTCATCAAAGATTTGCAATTCATCAGGGTGCACCAATCATAGGAAGGGTGAACAACTAAGCCAAGAGGTTGGGTGCAAAACAAAATGGGGTCGTTATCCAAGAGCGTGCCAGGAATGAAAAAGCGTTTATCATCGCCGCCACAGTGCCCAGATGACGTAGATCGACTACAATCATACCCAGTCAAGCTGATGCAGCATCCGGAAGAACCAGCCCACAAGTTGTTACAACAGATTAATCAGATCGTTGCTAATAGACAAGCGACAGTATTGATGCTGCAAGATCTGGCTAAATTGCTGGGAGAAACTTTTGGGGTGGATTGCTGCTTAGTTACAGTGATGAGCGAGCCATCTACTGAAGCGACTACTGCTAGTTGGTGTACAGAACAATATCTAGGGTTACCGCAGTCAGACGAAATCTTCTCAATGGAACAGTTGCTCATGGAACTGCATGTAGTTCCATGTGCTGCTGAACCATTAAATATTGAAGACATTTCCACTATTCAAAAAAGTCTGGAAATTGGTTGTCAATCTTTGCCATTACCAATTAAGGCTGTTTTGGCGATTCCTACCCGTTTTCGGGGTAAAAATAACGGGGTCATTAGTCTAATTAAATTTCAACCCCATAATTGGACTCAGTCAGAACAACAACTTTTGAAAAGTGTAGAGTCGTCTTGCGCGATCGCTGTGGCTCAAGTAGCACAATCACAATTGATTGTGCTGCAACAGCAGCATTTGCAAAAGAGCGATCAATATCAAAGCTTGATCAGGCAATTAACTATATTAAGTCGGAGCAACTTGGAGTTAAAACAAATGCTCCAGTTAGCGATCTCCTCGACTGCGGAATCGTTACAAGCAGATCGGGGTCTGTTCATCATGGTGAAATATACAGATCCCTTATTTCGGACTCGCTCTAAAAAACAAATTCCTAATGCGAAAGCCACAGTCATTGGACAATGGACTAGGGATGCCCAAAGTTATCCTTCTAGTACATCAGACATCTTAAAAGACCAGTCCTTTGTGGTTTCGGAGTGTGGTTTATGCCAGCGCATATTCACAGAATCAGGAAAACCAGTAGTCATTAATGACTATACAGAACAAAAAGATATTGTCACAGCAGCTCCACTATTTGCAGTCGATCAGTTCCGGGCTGTGCTATTGATGCCCTTGGAAAGTCAAGGTAAAGTATTAGGATTTTTAGTTCTACAGCAAGCATCTGCTCGAAGTTGGCAAGCAGCAGAATTAAATCTTGTGGAAATGGTCTGTGCGCAAGTAAGTAATTCAATTATTCAGTCACAGACATTACGACAAGTGCAAAATTTAGTCGATGAACGGACAGCAAAACTCCAAAGCAGTCTGGAATTGCAAGCTAAATTACACGAAAGAACAAGGCAATATGTTGAGCAATTGCGAGAACTCAACGAACTCAAAGATGAATTTTTGAGCAATATGAGCGATCGCTTACGCTACCCGCTAACCAATATGCTCATGTCAATTCGTAATTTACGCCTGCCAGGAATCACACCAGAGCGCCAGAACCGATATTTCGATATTTTAGAGCAGGAATGTACCAAAGAAATAAATTTGATTAATGACTTGCTGACACTCCAGAAACTAGAGTCTCAACAAGCAACACCACAATTTGAAACTATAGATTTAAATACAAGAATTCAGGATTTAGCTGCTTCTTTCGATCGCAAACTGGCTGAGAAAGGATTAAGCATTACTCTTGATTTACCAGAGGAGTCGTTAAAACTACAAACAGAAGTTGAAAGTTTTGACCGCATCCTGCAAGAGTTACTCACTAATGCCTGTAAATACTCAGAGCATGAAACCATTGTTGATTTGCACGCTACTCACCAAGTCAACCAACTGGTCGATCAAGTTATTATTAAGGTGACTAATATAGGACGCGGCATCTCTTCCGAAGAAGCGACTTACATCTTTGACAAGTTCCGTCGCGGTAAAGGACGCTGGACTCCTGGGACTGGTTTAGGTTTGGCTCTAGCCAAGTCCCTTGTACAGCATTTAAATGGGACAATTGCCGTCGAGAGTATGCAAATTTCAGATTCCGATCTGAGCAAAATTTGTTTTACCCTGACGCTACCCCAGTTTTCTGACGAAAGCAAACTCTATTCTGACAGTGACTGAACAACCTAACACTTCAGCGGATATCGATTTCAACGCCGCTAGTGACAAAACCAACCCCGAACTAAATTTGGCTGTTGATACAGATAGCTCACCATCTGTGGAAATCCAAATTGAGAAAATAGCAGAGCGACAACGACAAATCACCGCTAAAATCCAGATACCTCACCCAGTAGAACAAATCTGGAAAGTACTGACAGATTATGAAGGCTTAGTTGACTTCATTCCTAACTTGGCTAAAAGTCGGCTTTTAGACCATCCTAATGGTGGTATTCGCCTAGAGCAAGTAGGTTCTCAACGCCTGCTCAACTTTAATTTTTGTGCCCGTGTAGTACTCGATCTACAAGAATATTTCCCTAAGGAAATCAAATTCTGCATGGTAGAAGGAGATTTCAAAGGCTTTTCTGGTAGCTGGTGTTTAGAGCCTTATTATTTTGGTGAGATTATCGGCACAAATCTTTGCTATACAATCCAAGTTTGGCCTAAACTCACTATGCCAGTAGGAATTATTGAAAATCGCCTCAGTAAGGATCTGCGGTTAAATCTGTTAGCTGTATACCAACGTGTAACCCAGCTAGTTTAAATTATAAACAACCTATCCTGGAGTCACATCAAAACTCAGGGTAGGCTGCTCATTTTGGTTTCTGATACTTTAATTTCAACTTTAGTTGAATTTTTTTTAATACCCCCAGGGGAATTCGAATCCCCGTTACCTCCGTGAAAGGGAGGTGTCCTAGGCCTCTAGACGATGGGGGCGTTTGGACTCAGACCTTTTATAAATTAACGAATTTTCTAATAGATGTCAACAGTCTCTGCAAAATTTTTTTAGCTGAATAGTCAAGCATCAATAATCCAAAGTCAATAGTTATTTCTTTCCCCCATGACTCCCTACTTTTTCCTTACCATGTTCAATGTCCGATGCCCAATGACGCCAGTTGCTACAACGCTGGGAACCCGCGCAACGCACTGGCTCCCCAATGTCCAAACCTACTGCTTTTTGCCAATCAGAGGGAAATACAGTATTATAAGAAACTAAGTATGAAAAAAAGTTTGAATTTAACAAGCGTCAAGGGTGTGATGTTGTACCCTTTAGAGGTAATATTTACTCTTCTTTACAAAAGATTTTGATATTTATCGCTCAAAATCTACAACATGGAAGCATCTTTTGAAATCACCTTACAGATGGTGGCTGCTGTCGTTGCAGGTATTAGCGCCCAAGTGCTAGCTGCCTATCTCCGCGTACCTAGCATTGTTTTGTTGCTGCTTTTGGGCATCTTGCTGGGGTCTGATGGTATTGGTTTATTGCATCCCCATTTGCTAGGCACGGGTTTGGAAGTTATTGTCGCTCTAGCAACGGCAATAATTTTGTTTGAAGGTGGACTCAACCTGGATGTGCGAGAGTTGGGTAGAGTTTCAGTTAGCCTTCAATTGCTCGTCACTTTGGGAACGCTAATTACACTGCTGGGTGGGAGTATGGCGGCGCACTGGTTGGGTGAATTTCCCTGGAATATCGCCTTTCTCTACGCTTCTATCATCGTGGTGACAGGCCCAACCGTGATCAATCCACTATTGAAGCAAATTAATGTCGATCGCCAAGTAGCCACGCTGTTAGAAGGAGAAGGGGTTTTAATCGATCCAGTTGGCGCTATTTTGGCTTTCGTTGTTCTCGATACGATTTTAAATGGCGATGCCGACCCACTAAATGCCATCATCGGGTTACTTATGCGTCTTGGTATTGGCGGGGCAATTGGCGCTGCTGGCGGTTACTTGATGAGCTTGATTTTTAAACGCGCTACTTTCTTGTCTTTTGAACTGAAAAACTTGGTGGTACTGGCAATACTTTGGGGTTTGTTTACCTTAGCGCAAACTATCCGTAGTGAATCGGGAGTGATGACTACGGTGATTGCAGGTGCAGTTTTTGCCAACTCATCAGTACCAGAAGAACGACTTTTGCGTCATTTCAAAGGTCAACTAACCATTCTCAGCGTTTCTGTGCTGTTTATTTTGCTAGCAGCCGACTTATCTATCGCCAGCGTATTTGCCTTGGGTTGGGGCAGTTTATTCACGGTTTTGGTACTGATGTTTGTTATCAGACCAATTAACATCTTGTTGTGTACCTGGAATAGTGACCTCAATTGGCGGCAAAAATTGTTTTTAAGCTGGGTTGCACCAAGGGGAATTGTGGCGGCTTCTGTTGCGTCTTTATTTGCCATTTCCTTGACCCAACGCGGGATCAACGGGGGTGATGCTATTAAAGCCTTGGTTTTCTTGACAATTATCATGACAGTTGTCTGCCAAGGACTAACAGCCGGACAGATTGCAAAATGGTTGCAAATCACCTCGAAAGAGGCAACAGGGGCAGTGATTGTAGGTTGCAATCCTTTGAGTCTGTTGATTGCCCGATTCTTTCAAGAACGGGGTGAAAATGTAGTAATAATTGATACAGATCCAGATTGCTTTGCCCAAGCTGAAGCCCAAAATCTGCGAGTGATTGCTAGCAGCGCCTTGGATACTGCTGTTTTAGAAGAAGCAGGGTTGGCTTCTATAGGCACTTTTTTGGCGATGACTAGTAATGGTGAAGTAAACTTTGTCTTGGCACAACGGGCGGCTGAGGAATTTAATCCGCCGCGTGTGTTAGCCGTGTTTCCTCGCGATCCGCAAGCTAATAGTTCTGCTACTAGTAAGGTTAATCAAGCTTTTGTTTCTGACTTGGCAATTAAAACTTGGAATGAATATTTGAATGATGGGCGAGTGAAGTTAGGAACAACGACACTGAATGAGTTGGAATTTGCTAGTCAGCAGGATCGCATCCAAGAAAAGATTCGGACTGGAGTGTTGATACCGTTGTTGCTAGAACGAGAACAACGCTTACAGGTAATGCCAGTTAATCAAGAATGGGAAGTTGGCGATCGCATTATCTACCTTTTACACGACCCCAGACCAAATCTTTTAAAACGTTTATCGGGTGCAAATCAGTCTACTCGTCTATCACTAGAAAAGTTACCTGAAGTGGAAGAAGTTCCTCTGGCAAAACTAGGTCAACTTTCCACTAGTGAAGCTTCTGGTAGTTGAGTAAAGTTGCTATACATTTCTCTTTCTTGCCACAACAAAGCTGATAAATGCACTACAGCCAGCAGTAGTGCAACAGGCGAAATAATATAACTGTTTAAGGCGTAAAGGTGTTGAACAGTTATGGTATTGATTGCGCCTCCGCCAATTAGGATGTCTCGTAATTGTCCGCCGATTAAAGGAATGGCTTCAATTGTTCCTAGCTCAATACTAAAACGCCAGTATCCTTCTTGAGTCCAGTCTAAAAGCATTGCTGTCCAATCTAGAGCGATCGCACTCAGGGTAAATAAAATTCCACTAATCCACGCTGTTAGCCAACTCTTGCGAAATTGCCGACCTAAAAACATCACCACAATTTGAATCAAAGCGATCGCAATTACGGCATTACCAGAAAAATCATGGGC
The genomic region above belongs to Calothrix sp. NIES-2098 and contains:
- a CDS encoding polysaccharide deacetylase, encoding MSFWHPDVTHNQYQRQKIISGVAIAFSVTACSINPIGINSPLKTQQISSKLHAVAVPQPKIISQDNPQSQPSTKVENLSFRLPEKFQGQTVYHVQPNNNEKVIALSIDDGPWPKTTLQMLDILKQNDVKATFFWVGQALQANPEIAKQVVAEGHAIGNHTWHHWYRRMDEATAKNEIERTNELIYKTTGVKTTLFRPPGGVLNNGLAAYAKSQKDAVIMWSQTSADTDPHAKYQVFIKNVLRDAKPGSIVLMHDGGGDRQRTVQALPEIISRLKQQGYRFVTVPELLEMQK
- a CDS encoding cyclase/dehydrase; translated protein: MTEQPNTSADIDFNAASDKTNPELNLAVDTDSSPSVEIQIEKIAERQRQITAKIQIPHPVEQIWKVLTDYEGLVDFIPNLAKSRLLDHPNGGIRLEQVGSQRLLNFNFCARVVLDLQEYFPKEIKFCMVEGDFKGFSGSWCLEPYYFGEIIGTNLCYTIQVWPKLTMPVGIIENRLSKDLRLNLLAVYQRVTQLV
- a CDS encoding cytochrome b/b6 domain-containing protein; the protein is MQSTQFDRILRRLATILSVVILTLCLIDLTTGVLLSFYYEPTAGGAYRSLKMINTAVPYGWLFHKAHDFSGNAVIAIALIQIVVMFLGRQFRKSWLTAWISGILFTLSAIALDWTAMLLDWTQEGYWRFSIELGTIEAIPLIGGQLRDILIGGGAINTITVQHLYALNSYIISPVALLLAVVHLSALLWQEREMYSNFTQLPEASLVES
- a CDS encoding HNH endonuclease — its product is MTIAMQVLEQSVVVFSQNYLPLCRVNIKRAIVLLVTNKAEPLSLSTDAGWKIHSPSLILDVPKHIRLKIASGERTWKVPPVNRREVLRRDHHSCQYCGSKKSLTLDHVIPRSQGGPHTWNNVVIACERCNSYKGNRTPSEAGMQLRTKPKAPVHPAISFAEQFWNNVQANLE
- a CDS encoding sodium/hydrogen exchanger is translated as MEASFEITLQMVAAVVAGISAQVLAAYLRVPSIVLLLLLGILLGSDGIGLLHPHLLGTGLEVIVALATAIILFEGGLNLDVRELGRVSVSLQLLVTLGTLITLLGGSMAAHWLGEFPWNIAFLYASIIVVTGPTVINPLLKQINVDRQVATLLEGEGVLIDPVGAILAFVVLDTILNGDADPLNAIIGLLMRLGIGGAIGAAGGYLMSLIFKRATFLSFELKNLVVLAILWGLFTLAQTIRSESGVMTTVIAGAVFANSSVPEERLLRHFKGQLTILSVSVLFILLAADLSIASVFALGWGSLFTVLVLMFVIRPINILLCTWNSDLNWRQKLFLSWVAPRGIVAASVASLFAISLTQRGINGGDAIKALVFLTIIMTVVCQGLTAGQIAKWLQITSKEATGAVIVGCNPLSLLIARFFQERGENVVIIDTDPDCFAQAEAQNLRVIASSALDTAVLEEAGLASIGTFLAMTSNGEVNFVLAQRAAEEFNPPRVLAVFPRDPQANSSATSKVNQAFVSDLAIKTWNEYLNDGRVKLGTTTLNELEFASQQDRIQEKIRTGVLIPLLLEREQRLQVMPVNQEWEVGDRIIYLLHDPRPNLLKRLSGANQSTRLSLEKLPEVEEVPLAKLGQLSTSEASGS
- a CDS encoding GAF sensor signal transduction histidine kinase yields the protein MKKRLSSPPQCPDDVDRLQSYPVKLMQHPEEPAHKLLQQINQIVANRQATVLMLQDLAKLLGETFGVDCCLVTVMSEPSTEATTASWCTEQYLGLPQSDEIFSMEQLLMELHVVPCAAEPLNIEDISTIQKSLEIGCQSLPLPIKAVLAIPTRFRGKNNGVISLIKFQPHNWTQSEQQLLKSVESSCAIAVAQVAQSQLIVLQQQHLQKSDQYQSLIRQLTILSRSNLELKQMLQLAISSTAESLQADRGLFIMVKYTDPLFRTRSKKQIPNAKATVIGQWTRDAQSYPSSTSDILKDQSFVVSECGLCQRIFTESGKPVVINDYTEQKDIVTAAPLFAVDQFRAVLLMPLESQGKVLGFLVLQQASARSWQAAELNLVEMVCAQVSNSIIQSQTLRQVQNLVDERTAKLQSSLELQAKLHERTRQYVEQLRELNELKDEFLSNMSDRLRYPLTNMLMSIRNLRLPGITPERQNRYFDILEQECTKEINLINDLLTLQKLESQQATPQFETIDLNTRIQDLAASFDRKLAEKGLSITLDLPEESLKLQTEVESFDRILQELLTNACKYSEHETIVDLHATHQVNQLVDQVIIKVTNIGRGISSEEATYIFDKFRRGKGRWTPGTGLGLALAKSLVQHLNGTIAVESMQISDSDLSKICFTLTLPQFSDESKLYSDSD